AGATTGGGATCTGAAGAGATAAACTCCCAAAAAGTCTGGCCGCAATATTTGAAATAGTCGCCCTGATCGGGGGTACTAACTCTGCCGTAACAGCAGCCATTAACGGCAACAACCTATTCTTTTCTGATGAAAGGTGCCGATGTTCTCTTCAACGTAGGTCAATACGTCGTTCAGGATAAGTGGTTTCATGCTCCTCCTTTTGTTCCAGCAGATAGAGTTCAACCGGTTTCAGCTCCGTTTTTACCATGTCGTAGTACTCTGGCACAATTTCAATGCCGATAGAGTTTCTTCTCATTCTTTGCGCTACCGCATTGGTTGTTCCTGACCCCATGAATGGATCGAGCACAGTATCTCCCTCTTTGGTAAAGAGCTTGATAAACCATTCCGGAAGCCCTTCAGGAAAGGCTGCGCTGTGTTTTTTGTTGTTGCATTCTGTGGCGAGGTGCAGCACGTTGGTCGGATAGGCCATCTCCCGATCCAGCCAGTTTGAGATATTTTTTCCGAACCCGCTGCCGACCTTCGATTCATCACGCGTTTTGTCGGTCTCACTCAGGTTTTTCAGGCGGGTTTTCGACCAATCGCCCATTGGCACCATAACGGCTTTCTGGTCCATATAAAAGTGCTTGCTTTTATTGAACTGGATCAACCGTTCCCAGGAATCCCTGAATCGGTTTGGCCATTTACCGGGATAACAGTTTTTTTTATGCCAGATAAATTCTTCTGTCCAGAACCAGCCCTGCTTCCTCATTTCAAGAATGAGTTCCATCACGTAGGTACTCCGTTCGCCATTGACAACCTTCTCCTTGATGTTCAGGACAAAGGTACCTGTTGGTTTCAGCACCCTCAGAAGCTGCAGGGATATCGGTAAAAACCACTCAACATAATCGTCCGGATGAAAGCCGCCATAGGTTTGTTTTCTCTGGTCAGCATAGGGCGGGGAGGTAAATATCAGGTCTACCGAATCATCCGGCAACGTTTTGAGCAGTTGTGTGCAGTCTCCAAGGTAGAGATCCGTTTTTGTTTCCATGCGTATAAGCTTTCAAAGTCGTAAGATGTTCATCTCTCGCAGTAGTTGTGTCGCATTCGATACTGCACTGGCTGAAACTTACATTATTTTTTTGATTTATCCGGTTGAGAGGCCACGCTGCTGCAACCCGATAAGGGTGCTGGGGCATGGAGCAACAACTTTTCTCCCGAAAAAATGAGCCCCTCATAAAAATGGGATAATTCCGTATACTCCCCTTTTTATGACACAACCAAAACGGGAGAAGCAACCATGGCAATGACTGTAGAGATCAAGAACAACAAGCTTTGTATTGAAATCGATCTTGAAACCCCTACCCCTTCGGCTTCTGGTAAGACCCTTGTTGTTGCAAGCACGCGCGGCAATGCAGTCACCACCGCAGAGGTGAATGGCAAGCCAATCATTATCGGTCTGAACGCCTATATCAAGCCTTAAGGCTAAAGGAGATTCCGGCACGCCTCTCCGGGATATTCGATTTCAACGGTTGAGTGATACAGTCCGTATCGCTCAACCAGCGCTCTGATAAGCTCCTTGAGTTGCATGTAAGCTTCGGCGTCGAGAAGGGCATCGACTTCGAGGTGGGCGGTAAAGACGGTATGAACACCGTCGAGTGACCAGATGTGGGCATGATGGACAGCATGAATATGCTCCATCGCTTCGATCTCTCTGGTAATGAGAGCGATATCAAGCTCATCGGGCACGGCCTGCAGAAAGACCGGCAGCATGGCTTTGAGGTTTTTAACCACACCGGAGAGAATGTAGAGCGTGATGATGACGGCAAGAAGCGGGTCGAGCACCGGAATATTCCAGAAGTAGAGCACAACGGCAACAACAAGCACGGCAACCCATCCGAGCATATCTTCGAGCAGGTGCAGGGCAACCACTTTTGCATTCAGACCACTCTCTTTCGAAAGTCTTGCCATGGCAATGCCGTTGACGATAACACCAATAATAGCCAGAAGAATCATCCCTCCGGCATCGGGTTTTTGTGGTTCAAGAATGCGGGGTATGGCGTGGGCAAGCACAAAGAGTGAACTGGTAAGCAGCACCACTGTACTGATGAGCGCTCCAAGCAGGGAGAAGCGTTTGTAGCCGTAGGAGTAGCGCGCGCTGCTCTTTTCTCCTGATTTTTCCTCAAAATACCATGCCTGGGCAAGAGCAAGGGAGTCGCCGAGATCGTGAACGGCATCGGCGAGGATTGCAGTGCTGCCGGTTAACAGTCCACCGACAATTTCAACCAGGGTAAAGCCCACATTGAGAAAAAAGGCCACCTTGATGTTTCCTGACGCATGATGATGATGGTGATGATGCGTCGAATCATGGGTATGCGCACACTCTCCCGATGTTGTGTTGCTCATAATGGCATTCAATTTTTCTATGACGTTGACCTCTCCCTGGCTCTTTCAATCAAACACAACCGTTTTTTTGCCGTTCACAAGAATTCGGTGCTCGGAGTGCAGACGAAGGGCTTGTGCAAGCACCAGCCGTTCAAGGTCGCGCCCTTTGCGGACAAGATCGTCCAGTGTATCCTTGTGGCTCACCCGCACAATGTCCTGCTCGATAATCGGTCCCTGATCGAGTTCTTCAGTCACGTAGTGGCTTGTGGCTCCGATGATTTTAACGCCCCGTTCATAGGCCTGCCGGTA
The DNA window shown above is from Pelodictyon phaeoclathratiforme BU-1 and carries:
- a CDS encoding cation diffusion facilitator family transporter; amino-acid sequence: MSNTTSGECAHTHDSTHHHHHHHASGNIKVAFFLNVGFTLVEIVGGLLTGSTAILADAVHDLGDSLALAQAWYFEEKSGEKSSARYSYGYKRFSLLGALISTVVLLTSSLFVLAHAIPRILEPQKPDAGGMILLAIIGVIVNGIAMARLSKESGLNAKVVALHLLEDMLGWVAVLVVAVVLYFWNIPVLDPLLAVIITLYILSGVVKNLKAMLPVFLQAVPDELDIALITREIEAMEHIHAVHHAHIWSLDGVHTVFTAHLEVDALLDAEAYMQLKELIRALVERYGLYHSTVEIEYPGEACRNLL
- a CDS encoding DNA-methyltransferase — encoded protein: METKTDLYLGDCTQLLKTLPDDSVDLIFTSPPYADQRKQTYGGFHPDDYVEWFLPISLQLLRVLKPTGTFVLNIKEKVVNGERSTYVMELILEMRKQGWFWTEEFIWHKKNCYPGKWPNRFRDSWERLIQFNKSKHFYMDQKAVMVPMGDWSKTRLKNLSETDKTRDESKVGSGFGKNISNWLDREMAYPTNVLHLATECNNKKHSAAFPEGLPEWFIKLFTKEGDTVLDPFMGSGTTNAVAQRMRRNSIGIEIVPEYYDMVKTELKPVELYLLEQKEEHETTYPERRIDLR